The following DNA comes from Bathymodiolus thermophilus thioautotrophic gill symbiont.
AATTAACAATTTGTGTATTTCTTTGCTTTGTGGGGTTATGTATATAATCTCAGCGCTAGCACTTTTCTTTTTATCACCTATTGAGCTTGAGAAATATTTTACATCCCTTCCTGCCAAATAATTGTTAATAAAACACATTGTTTTACCCAATGAAGTTTTTCCTGAGGCATTTGCTCCCATTAGAATGCAAACTTTTTTGTAATTTATTTTTGGAAAATCCGTTAAAAATTCCCCCTCTATGGTTGAATTGGCTATTTTTTTAGGATAAGTAAAGTCAAACTCTGTATCCTTAAACATATAAAAATTGTCAATTTTCAATTTTAGAAAAATCATAGTTGCATTCCAATATTTGGATTTAAATTGATAGCATTATACTAAGAATTGTATATTATATGTAAAAGTGTTTAATATATTTGTGGTGTCAACTCACTTATTTATGTTTATGGAACTCTCTGACATAAATCTTTAATCCCCAAAAGGAGCATATTGAAACTGACAGATGTATTGCTATTGTTTAATTTTAGATAAGGCGTTATTGCTTTTGAGCCTGATATGGGCTGGTATTTTTTATTGGTAATTCTTTTTAATATTTGTTTTGCATTGGTTAATTTATCAACATCTCTAAATTTCTTAGAAGCCTGACTTGAGGCTAATGTTTTATTAAAAGCTTGTTCAATTGCTGATAAGTCGCCTAAGTAAAAATTTTCTAATTCATGGCAAGCAATTCGAACAAGAGACACCTTTGCTTTGCCACTGTTCCTAACTTTGTTTAACAGTTGTTGCTTGACATTTGTGCATACAGCAGCATCTTGATCTCTAAGAATTAAAAAAACGGTGTCTGGGCGTTGATAATTTTTTAATTTTTTTTCTATTTGCTTGTCTAAATCACTTTTTCCCTCAAAGGAAATGACAAGAAACGAAAAATTATCCGGTAGTATTTTGGGTAAGACAATTTCCAGCATTTTTTTTGCAGATCTTTCTTCGGTAAAACAAACTAAATGCACTGTTTGCCTAAATTGTTAAAAAATCCTTGTTTCCATAAATAACCCATTTTGTCACCATTTTCCATATAGGTTTTAATTTGCTCGTTTTTAGAGGCGCGTTTAATTGTCGTGTAACCTTTGTCTTTGACCAGTAAAAATACCTCATCAATTTCAACGGCATTTAAAAAATCAGGAGAGTGCGTGGAAACAAAAACCTGTTCACCTCGATCGGCATACGCTCTAAATTCTTCTGCCAATTCTTCTAACAAATGCGGATAAAGTTGATTTTCAGGTTCTTCAACGCACAGTAACGGGTAAGGCTTAGGGTCATAAAGCAAAACCAAATAAGCCAGCATTTTTATTGTTCCATCGGAAATATAGCGCACTAAAAATGGCTTATCAAAGGACTCATCTTGAATTTTTAATAATACTTGCCCTGTTTCAATGGTTTGCACCTCTACTTTGGAAATTCCTGGAATTCTTTGCTTTAAAGTATTAATAATGTTATCCAGTATTGGTTTGTGATTATTGTGCAAATAATCAATGACATTGGATAAGTTTTCACCCAAGGTGGATAAATGTTCGGCATAGTTCGCTTGTTGGATATTGCGTGCTTCATTCACATGAATATCAGAGACATGCCAGTTATCAATAAGTTCACTGAGGGCAATAACTGCAGGGAATTTTACAAATTGAGACAAGCCTTTGATGGCTAAAATATCGGGCGATCTCAGGGTTTGACCTTCTCGTTTTAAATCTGTTTCTTCCGTAGAGTCAAGCATTTTCTCATTAATAACCGCCTCACCTTCGCCCCTAGAAAAATCTAAAAATTTCCAAGGATTCCCGTGCTGACCACGGCGATATTTTAAAATTTCTCTATCGACAATTGCCTTGCCATTTTCTTGTGCAATGCTTAAAGAGTAAGTGATAATCGGATTTTTTTCGTAAGTGTCTTTTGCTCTAAATTTTATTTCAAATTCAATGTTATCATTACAACTGCGACTAATGACTTCATTGAATCCACCTCGTTTCTCAAAGGCAGTGTTAACATTCGTAGAAAGTGCATCTTTTAAAAAACCAAAGACATTAAAAAGTGTGGTCTTTCCAGAACCATTAGCGCCAATAATTACGCAGAATCTAGGAATATCTTTCATTTCAGCATTTTTAAACGCCTTGAAATTTTTGATTTTTATAGATTCTATTTTCATAATTTTACATATTATCTAAAATCGCATTTTTAACTTCTTCCATCACTGGATTGATGTTAATCATCTTATCTTTGCATTGAGCAATGGCGGTATCAGGGTCTTTTAAGCCATGGCCTGTTAAAGTGCAGACGATTTTAGAGCCTTCGGGGATTTTACCGCTTTTAATGTCAAGCATGGCGCCTGCGAGGGAGGTGGCTGAGGCGGGTTCGCAGAAAATACCTTCTTTTTCGGTGAGTAGTTTTTGTGCTGCTAGGATATCGTCGTCGCTGATGGCGTCAAACCAGCCGTTTGATTCTTTTTCTACTTTGTGGGCTAGATCCCAACTTTGTGGGTGGCCAATGCGAATGGCAGTGGCAATGGTTTCGGGGTTATCTATCATTTCACCTTTGGCAAAAGGGGCGGATCCTGCTGCTTGGTAGCCTACCATTCTGGGGGTGTTGTTGGCTTTGCCTTCTTGATGATATTCTGTGTATCCTATCCAGTGGGCGGAAATATTGCCTGCATTGCCAACTGGTAAGCAGTGGTAATCGGGTGCTTCACCCAACTCTTCAATAATTTCAAATGCTGCGGTTTTTTGACCTTGTAAGCGAAAAGGGTTGATTGAATTAACAATGGATACGGGGGCGTGGTCAGCCACTTCTTTTACGAGGC
Coding sequences within:
- the thrC gene encoding threonine synthase, which produces MRYTGLINHYKDRLPVDENTRFISLGEGNTPLIRLENIPALLGKKVDIYVKYEGLNPTGSFKDRGMTMAVTKAVEAGSKAIICASTGNTSASAAAYAARAGIKAFVLIPEGKIALGKLAQAMIHGAVIIQIKGNFDDGMRLVKEVADHAPVSIVNSINPFRLQGQKTAAFEIIEELGEAPDYHCLPVGNAGNISAHWIGYTEYHQEGKANNTPRMVGYQAAGSAPFAKGEMIDNPETIATAIRIGHPQSWDLAHKVEKESNGWFDAISDDDILAAQKLLTEKEGIFCEPASATSLAGAMLDIKSGKIPEGSKIVCTLTGHGLKDPDTAIAQCKDKMININPVMEEVKNAILDNM
- a CDS encoding DUF4276 family protein codes for the protein MHLVCFTEERSAKKMLEIVLPKILPDNFSFLVISFEGKSDLDKQIEKKLKNYQRPDTVFLILRDQDAAVCTNVKQQLLNKVRNSGKAKVSLVRIACHELENFYLGDLSAIEQAFNKTLASSQASKKFRDVDKLTNAKQILKRITNKKYQPISGSKAITPYLKLNNSNTSVSFNMLLLGIKDLCQRVP
- a CDS encoding AAA family ATPase, giving the protein MKIESIKIKNFKAFKNAEMKDIPRFCVIIGANGSGKTTLFNVFGFLKDALSTNVNTAFEKRGGFNEVISRSCNDNIEFEIKFRAKDTYEKNPIITYSLSIAQENGKAIVDREILKYRRGQHGNPWKFLDFSRGEGEAVINEKMLDSTEETDLKREGQTLRSPDILAIKGLSQFVKFPAVIALSELIDNWHVSDIHVNEARNIQQANYAEHLSTLGENLSNVIDYLHNNHKPILDNIINTLKQRIPGISKVEVQTIETGQVLLKIQDESFDKPFLVRYISDGTIKMLAYLVLLYDPKPYPLLCVEEPENQLYPHLLEELAEEFRAYADRGEQVFVSTHSPDFLNAVEIDEVFLLVKDKGYTTIKRASKNEQIKTYMENGDKMGYLWKQGFFNNLGKQCI